The following proteins come from a genomic window of Verrucomicrobiia bacterium:
- the rnpA gene encoding ribonuclease P protein component: MIASSHRFHGYGSLRYVYQNGKTVRGPLSALKFVTNDRRKSYRLAVVVSKKVSKSAVVRNRIRRRLYEVFRQHESDISRPYDMVLTVFHEQLATLPSEDIQKLVRAQLKQAGIISEK; this comes from the coding sequence ATGATAGCCAGCTCACATAGATTCCATGGGTATGGGTCTTTACGCTATGTCTATCAGAATGGAAAAACGGTTCGTGGTCCCCTGTCGGCGCTTAAATTTGTGACCAACGATCGACGCAAGTCATACCGACTGGCGGTGGTAGTGAGTAAGAAGGTTAGCAAATCGGCGGTGGTGCGCAACCGAATCAGGCGGCGCTTGTATGAGGTTTTTCGCCAGCATGAGTCTGACATAAGCAGGCCCTACGATATGGTGCTGACGGTCTTTCATGAACAGCTAGCTACCCTGCCCTCCGAAGATATTCAGAAGCTAGTCCGGGCCCAGCTAAAGCAGGCCGGTATCATTTCTGAAAAATGA
- the rpmH gene encoding 50S ribosomal protein L34, with protein MPKRTYQPKSRKRARRHGFMKRMTSKAGKAVLARRRLKGRTKISA; from the coding sequence ATGCCCAAACGAACCTATCAGCCCAAGAGCCGTAAGCGCGCAAGACGCCACGGATTTATGAAACGCATGACCAGTAAGGCAGGGAAGGCAGTGCTTGCACGCCGTCGCCTAAAGGGTCGAACGAAGATTTCTGCCTAA
- the dnaA gene encoding chromosomal replication initiator protein DnaA, giving the protein MQEGIWQAVLGEIELMVSPAVFNTWFKPTRIIRYKDDILVVGVNNVFAQAQIERRYNDLVRDLLAKNGLEPARIEYKVHSGTIKKTEEEPIILRPREKSDMGASQPTRSSAVAHSYRQGLSEKYTFDTFIVGSGNELAYAACQAIAQNPGTKYNPLFLYGGVGIGKTHLIQAVGNAVLAHNPNAHVVYVSTEQFVQEFLDAIRYKKNTDFAGYYRSADVLIIDDVQFIAGKEKTQDEFFHTFNALHQANKQIIVSSDKPPKDIPTLEERLRSRFAWGMSIDMQIPDFETRCAIVQIKADQSGAVLTPPVVEYLANHIQTNIRELEGALNQLLAFCEMRGLAPDVQIATSLLSSGKTRPKHISAKQIIERTAKYFQIPLEDILGPKRDKDIVVPRQVAMYILRSELHLSFPKIARELGRKDHTTAIHSVDKIEKEVTYDADIKTAITEIKERLYA; this is encoded by the coding sequence ATGCAGGAGGGTATTTGGCAAGCGGTTTTGGGTGAGATCGAACTCATGGTGTCCCCTGCTGTATTCAATACCTGGTTCAAGCCCACCCGAATCATCCGTTACAAAGACGACATCCTTGTGGTAGGTGTTAATAACGTCTTTGCTCAGGCGCAAATAGAGCGACGCTACAACGACTTGGTCCGCGACCTGCTGGCAAAGAATGGCCTGGAGCCAGCTCGCATTGAGTATAAGGTTCACTCTGGAACTATCAAGAAAACAGAGGAAGAGCCAATTATTTTGCGCCCCCGCGAAAAATCCGACATGGGCGCTAGTCAGCCCACTCGCTCGAGCGCCGTTGCCCATAGCTACCGCCAGGGACTGAGCGAGAAATACACCTTTGATACCTTTATTGTCGGTTCTGGCAACGAACTAGCCTACGCCGCCTGCCAGGCTATTGCCCAAAACCCAGGCACCAAGTACAACCCGCTGTTTCTCTATGGAGGTGTGGGTATTGGCAAGACGCACCTTATTCAGGCAGTTGGCAATGCCGTGCTGGCCCACAATCCCAATGCCCACGTCGTCTATGTGTCAACCGAACAGTTTGTCCAAGAGTTCCTGGACGCTATACGCTACAAGAAGAACACCGACTTTGCGGGCTATTATCGCAGTGCCGATGTACTTATCATCGACGACGTACAGTTCATCGCCGGCAAAGAGAAAACACAGGACGAGTTTTTCCATACCTTTAATGCCCTGCACCAGGCCAACAAGCAGATCATTGTCAGCAGTGACAAGCCGCCCAAAGATATTCCTACCCTAGAAGAGCGACTGCGCTCACGCTTTGCATGGGGTATGAGTATTGACATGCAAATACCAGACTTCGAAACCCGTTGTGCCATTGTCCAGATCAAGGCAGACCAAAGCGGTGCAGTACTTACACCCCCGGTTGTTGAGTATTTGGCTAATCATATCCAGACCAACATCCGCGAACTGGAGGGCGCATTGAACCAGTTGCTGGCCTTTTGCGAAATGCGCGGATTGGCACCAGATGTTCAGATAGCCACCAGTTTGCTCAGTAGCGGCAAGACACGACCAAAACACATTAGCGCCAAGCAAATTATCGAGCGTACTGCTAAGTACTTCCAGATTCCACTTGAGGATATCCTGGGCCCAAAGCGAGACAAAGATATAGTGGTACCCCGCCAGGTTGCCATGTATATACTGCGGAGTGAGCTACACCTGAGTTTTCCCAAAATTGCCCGCGAGTTGGGCCGCAAGGATCACACCACCGCCATTCATTCGGTTGATAAGATCGAAAAAGAAGTCACTTACGATGCCGATATCAAGACAGCTATTACCGAAATCAAGGAGCGTTTGTATGCGTAA